The following proteins come from a genomic window of Aspergillus luchuensis IFO 4308 DNA, chromosome 3, nearly complete sequence:
- a CDS encoding MFS transporter (COG:G;~EggNog:ENOG410PFTW;~InterPro:IPR020846,IPR011701,IPR036259;~PFAM:PF07690,PF00083;~TransMembrane:12 (i116-143o149-172i184-203o209-231i243-266o278-301i348-373o385-405i425-444o450-473i485-507o519-541i);~go_function: GO:0022857 - transmembrane transporter activity [Evidence IEA];~go_process: GO:0055085 - transmembrane transport [Evidence IEA]) produces MSSTPDPANGPSHPALYRTETRQSLENRGISEKAPPTDYNYPDVGREEDPVFPEEYTVETNTGLVPERTLEQMRSRTSSHHTSSSDIEKAKEPAEFVTFTINDPENPFNWSRTYRWYVTMIASLLVVCVAYGSAIVTGGLGLIEEKYHVSLEVATLTCSIMVCGFAVGPLLWSPLSEIIGRRPVYIISLALYTIFNIPCALSPNIGGLLVCRFLCGVFSSSGLSLAGGTIADIWNLEDRGMAIAFFAAAPYCGPVIGPIVCGWITVGAHRLDLFFWTNMAFAGAVLILVALIPETYAPVILKRRAARLRKETGNPNIITEQEKHKLTLHDIIRTSLIRPITMILTEPVLDLMCMYIVLIYSMLYAFFFAYPVIFGKLYNYNDGQIGLMFIPILIGAGFSLLFTPLVEKHFHRICLSRPPTPEDRLIGALIGAPFVPISLFILGATSFKHIIWVGPASSGIAFGFGMVLCYYAVNNYIIDSYQKYAASALAAKVFLRSGGGAAFPLFITQMYDRLGLQWASWLLAFIGVGMVFIPYVFYLFGGRLRGKLGRKE; encoded by the coding sequence ATGTCATCGACACCAGACCCGGCCAATGGCCCATCCCATCCTGCCCTATACAGGACAGAAACGAGGCAATCCCTCGAGAACCGCGGAATATCAGAGAAAGCACCACCGACAGACTACAACTATCCCGATGTCGGTCGAGAAGAGGATCCTGTCTTCCCAGAAGAATACACCGTCGAGACCAACACTGGCCTTGTCCCCGAACGAACCCTCGAACAGATGCGCTCCCGCACATCTTCACATCACACATCAAGCTCCGACATCGAGAAAGCCAAAGAACCAGCAGAATTCGTCACCTTCACCATCAATGATCCCGAGAATCCCTTTAACTGGTCTCGTACATACCGCTGGTATGTTACAATGATCGCCTCTCTCCTCGTCGTCTGTGTCGCCTACGGCTCCGCCATCGTCACCGGTGGCCTCGGCCTCATCGAAGAGAAGTACCACGTCTCCCTCGAAGTCGCGACCCTCACCTGCTCCATCATGGTCTGCGGATTTGCCGTCGGCCCTCTTCTCTGGTCGCCTCTGTCCGAAATAATCGGCCGCCGTCCCGTCTACATTATCTCGCTCGCCCTCTacaccatcttcaacatccccTGCGCCCTGTCTCCCAACATCGGTGGCCTTCTCGTCTGCCGCTTCCTCTGCGGTGTCTTCTCTAGCTCCGGTCTCTCTCTTGCCGGCGGCACAATTGCCGACATTTGGAACCTTGAAGACCGCGGCATGgccatcgccttcttcgccgcaGCCCCCTATTGTGGACCCGTCATCGGTCCCATCGTTTGCGGCTGGATCACCGTCGGCGCCCACCGTCtcgacctcttcttctggactAACATGGCCTTCGCCGGCGCCGTACTTATTCTCGTCGCTCTAATCCCAGAGACCTACGCCCCCGTAATTCTCAAACGCCGCGCTGCCCGTCTCCGCAAAGAAACGGGAaaccccaacatcatcacggagcaggagaagcacAAGCTCACCCTGCACGATATCATCCGCACCAGCCTCATTCGCCCCATCACTATGATCCTGACCGAGCCCGTCCTGGATCTCATGTGCATGTACATCGTGCTCATCTACAGCATGCTCTacgctttcttcttcgcctaCCCAGTCATTTTCGGAAAGTTGTACAACTACAACGACGGCCAGATCGGACTGATGTTCATTCCTATTCTCATCGGCGCGggcttctccctccttttcACACCCCTCGTCGAGAAGCACTTCCACCGGATATGTCTTTCCCGTCCGCCCACACCGGAGGATAGACTCATCGGGGCACTGATCGGTGCGCCGTTCGTGCCTATCTCGTTGTTCATTCTCGGTGCTACTTCATTCAAGCATATCATTTGGGTCGGACCGGCATCATCAGGAATCGCGTTTGGATTTGGCATGGTGCTGTGCTATTATGCGGTCAATAACTATATCATTGATAGTTATCAGAAGTATGCGGCTTCGGCGCTGGCCGCAAAGGTGTTTTTGAGATCGGGTGGAGGTGCGGCCTTCCCGTTGTTTATTACCCAGATGTATGATCGATTGGGGTTGCAGTGGGCGTCGTGGCTGTTGGCATTTATTGGGGTCGGGATGGTGTTTATTCCGTATGTGTTCTATTTGTTTGGCGGGAGGTTGAGGGGGAagttgggaaggaaggaatag
- the MDR1_1 gene encoding putative ABC multidrug transporter (COG:Q;~EggNog:ENOG410PGKJ;~InterPro:IPR017871,IPR027417,IPR003593,IPR039421, IPR011527,IPR003439,IPR036640;~PFAM:PF00005,PF00664;~TransMembrane:10 (i58-82o109-133i185-203o209-234i288-310o766-791i837-863o869-890i951-972o984-1004i);~go_component: GO:0016021 - integral component of membrane [Evidence IEA];~go_function: GO:0005524 - ATP binding [Evidence IEA];~go_function: GO:0016887 - ATPase activity [Evidence IEA];~go_function: GO:0042626 - ATPase-coupled transmembrane transporter activity [Evidence IEA];~go_process: GO:0055085 - transmembrane transport [Evidence IEA]), protein MKWKEDICLEELPKSPGTDSTAISLSDVEKDILDKQVNAPTSEPGFFGIYRYASRLDIFLIILSSIASVAGGAALPLFTVLFGNLTSTFQDIVAGTITYEHFHNELNRYVVYFIYLAVAEFLTIYIATAGFIYTGDHVVQRIRVEYLRAILRQNIAFFDNLGAGEITTRITADTNLIQDGISEKVGLALTGLSTFATAFIIAYIKFWKLALICSSTLIALLVIMGGGSMFTMVYSKRSLDCQGRCGSFAEDILDSVRTVVAFDAQNVLAAKYDAHLLESEGPARKAQITFAIMVGALLSCIHLNYGLGFWRGSIFLVHGDSGVQAGDILTILMSIMLGSYHLGNVAPNTQAISNGVAAASKLYSTIDRPSPLDASSDQGLKLGHIKGNIVLQNIRHVYPSRPEVIVANDLSVYIPAGKTTAFVGPSGSGKSTVIGLIERFYNPVAGRITLDGHDLQTLNLRWLRQQVSLVSQEPRLFSASIYENIKFGLIGSDFENETEAQITKRIHDAARMANAHDFIMALPNRYDTNIGSFSLSGGQKQRIAIARAIVKDPRLLLLDEATSALDAKSEEIVQSALDKATKGRTTIVIAHRLSTIKDAHNIVVLVNGHIVEQGPHGELMDRRGVYCDMVEAQQIKQRDKKRHESMTFFFDDDYATYPMDDQDILSDDGSLVGLKSGNKNQRPRSRMSMFIPPLPTKIKQTFSLWSLFKFLASFNRPEWPIMSLGLAASIVAGGIQPSQAVLFSKAVSTLSLPPFEYQKLRHDANFWSLMFLMMGMITLCIYSLQGTLFAYSSERMIYRARSQAFRVMLNKDISFFDREENTTGALTSTLGAETKQLAGISGVTLGTILIVSVNLAASLVVALAMGWKLALVCISAVPVLLACGFIRVWMLDKIQRRAKTAYQKSASSACEAASAIRTVASLTMEPEVLQSYESQLHKQLRSDIFPIIKSSALYASSQALPFLCMALGFWYGGSLLGKGEYSLFQFYVCFSEVIFGAQAAGTIFSHAPDMGKAKNAAVEFKKLFRNNNPTASAINSYRHGPPVHVATMQGEVEFREVSFRYPTRLEQPVLRHLNLTVKPGQYVALVGSSGSGKSTIVALLERFYEAQVGEIYIDGRNINALDKKSYRSHLALVSQEPSLFHGTIRENILLGCTDKEHVSEDMVVKACRDANIYDFIMSLPQGFDTLVGNKGGMLSGGQKQRIAIARALIRNPRILLLDEATSALDSESEKVVQAALDAAAKGRTTIAVAHRLSTIQRADMIYFLEQGEVIECGTHKELLRRRGRYYEMVNLQTLR, encoded by the exons ATGAAGTGGAAGGAGGACATTTGCCTGGAAGAACTTCCTAAG TCTCCGGGCACAGATAGCACTGCCATCTCCCTGTCCGACGTCGAGAAGGACATCCTCGACAAACAGGTGAATGCGCCCACATCTGAGCCAGGCTTCTTTGGCATCTATCGATATGCCAGTCGCTTGGACATATTCCTTATCATCCTCAGCTCGATCGCATCTGTAGCAGGAGGGGCTGCTCTGCCTCTGTTCACC GTCCTCTTCGGCAACCTCACCTCAACCTTCCAAGACATCGTCGCCGGCACTATCACCTACGAGCACTTCCATAATGAGCTCAATCGATATGTTGTTTACTTTATCTACCTCGCCGTCGCCGAGTTCCTAACCATCTACATTGCGACCGCCGGCTTCATCTACACCGGTGACCATGTCGTCCAGCGCATCCGCGTGGAATACCTGCGCGCCATTCTGCGCCAGAACATTGCTTTCTTCGATAACCTGGGAGCCGGTGAAATTACCACCCGCATCACGGCAGACACAAACCTGATCCAGGATGGAATTTCTGAGAAAGTCGGCCTGGCGCTGACTGGTTTATCCACCTTTGCTACGGCATTCATCATCGCCTACATCAAGTTCTGGAAGTTGGCCTTGATCTGTAGTTCCACCCTTATTGCCCTGCTGGTTATCATGGGCGGAGGATCCATGTTTACCATGGTGTATAGCAAGAGATCGCTTGACTGTCAGGGTCGTTGCGGTAGTTTTGCCGAGGATATTCTTGACTCCGTGCGGACAGTTGTGGCCTTTGATGCTCAAAATGTGCTGGCTGCCAAGTACGATGCCCATCTGCTGGAGTCTGAGGGGCCTGCCAGAAAAGCGCAGATTACCTTTGCCATTATGGTGGGTGCTCTGCTCTCTTGCATCCATCTAAATTATGGGTTAGGCTTCTGGCGTGGGAGTATCTTCCTCGTGCATGGAGATAGTGGTGTCCAGGCAGGTGATAttctcaccatcctcatgTCCATTATGCTGGGATCGTACCATCTGGGCAACGTTGCCCCGAACACTCAGGCCATCTCGAATGGTGTGGCTGCGGCATCCAAGCTGTACAGTACCATTGACAGGCCGTCACCCCTGGATGCGTCGTCAGATCAGGGTCTGAAGCTCGGCCACATCAAGGGCAACATTGTCCTGCAGAACATCAGACACGTGTATCCGTCGCGGCCTGAGGTCATTGTTGCCAATGATCTGAGTGTTTACATCCCAGCTGGGAAAACGACAGCATTTGTTGGGCCCTCGGGATCCGGTAAGAGTACAGTCATCGGTCTGATCGAGCGGTTCTACAATCCCGTTGCTGGACGAATTACCCTCGACGGACATGACCTGCAGACCTTGAACCTGCGCTGGCTGAGACAACAAGTCTCTCTAGTATCTCAAGAGCCTCGGCTCTTTTCCGCCAGTATCTACGAGAACATCAAGTTCGGGCTGATCGGGTCCGACTTTGAGAATGAAACCGAGGCACAGATTACCAAGCGGATTCACGATGCTGCTCGCATGGCCAATGCACATGATTTTATCATGGCACTTCCCAACCGGTACGATACGAACATCGGGTCCTTCTCACTGTCTGGTGGCCAGAAGCAGCGTATCGCTATCGCACGAGCGATCGTCAAGGATCCacgtctgctgctgctcgacgAAGCGACTTCAGCGCTGGACGCAAAGTCGGAGGAGATCGTGCAATCAGCCCTAGACAAGGCCACCAAGGGCCGTACAACCATTGTCATTGCCCATCGCCTCTCCACGATCAAAGACGCACATAACATCGTAGTTCTCGTCAACGGCCACATCGTCGAGCAAGGACCACATGGAGAGCTGATGGACCGGAGAGGCGTCTACTGCGACATGGTCGAAGCCCAGCAGATCAAACAGCGGGACAAGAAGCGGCACGAGTCGATGACATTCTTCTTTGACGACGACTACGCCACTTATCCCATGGATGATCAAGACATCCTAAGCGATGATGGCTCATTAGTCGGGCTCAAGTCCGGCAACAAAAACCAACGACCTCGCAGCCGAATGTCCATGTTCATACCGCCGCTGCCGACAAAAATCAAACAGACCTTCTCCCTGTGGTCGCTATTCAAATTTTTAGCATCATTCAACCGCCCTGAATGGCCGATCATGTCCCTAGGTCTCGCTGCCTCCATCGTCGCGGGAGGCATTCAGCCCTCTCAAGCCGTGCTCTTCTCCAAAGCCGTCAGCACTCTCAGTCTCCCGCCCTTTGAATACCAAAAATTACGCCATGACGCCAACTTTTGGTCCCTGATGTTCCTCATGATGGGCATGATTACCCTCTGCATCTACAGCCTCCAGGGGACCCTCTTTGCCTACAGCTCTGAGCGCATGATTTACCGCGCTCGCAGCCAAGCCTTCCGGGTTATGCTGAACAAAGACATTTCCTTCTTCGACCGCGAAGAAAACACCACCGGTGCCCTGACCTCCACACTCGGCGCTGAAACCAAGCAACTAGCCGGAATCAGCGGCGTCACACTGggcaccatcctcatcgtctcTGTCAATTTGGCCGCCTCCCTGGTTGTGGCCCTAGCAATGGGTTGGAAACTCGCCTTGGTGTGCATCTCCGCTGTCCCAGTACTCCTCGCCTGCGGCTTCATTCGCGTCTGGATGCTCGACAAAATCCAGCGTCGCGCTAAAACTGCGTACCAAAAATCAGCTAGTTCCGCTTGTGAAGCAGCTTCCGCTATCCGCACGGTCGCTTCTTTGACTATGGAACCGGAGGTGCTGCAATCCTACGAATCGCAGCTCCATAAACAGCTGCGAAGCGACATCTTCCCCATAATCAAGTCCTCTGCTCTGTATGCTAGCTCTCAGGCACTACCTTTCCTGTGCATGGCGCTAGGGTTCTGGTATGGAGGCTCCCTACTTGGCAAGGGCGAGTACTCCCTGTTCCAGTTCTACGTCTGCTTCAGTGAAGTTATCTTCGGCGCGCAGGCCGCAGGGACGATCTTCTCTCACGCCCCGGATATGGGCAAGGCCAAAAACGCGGCTGTGGAGTTCAAGAAACTCTTTCGCAATAACAACCCCACCGCTTCCGCTATCAATAGCTACCGACACGGGCCTCCGGTCCACGTTGCTACCATGCAGGGAGAAGTTGAGTTTCGCGAAGTGTCATTTCGGTATCCCACGCGTCTGGAACAACCCGTCCTGCGCCACTTGAATCTCACCGTCAAGCCAGGGCAATATGTCGCTCTGGTGGGGTCGAGTGGTAGTGGCAAAAGTACTATTGTTGCCTTGTTGGAACGATTCTATGAAGCGCAGGTGGGCGAAATTTACATTGACGGGCGGAACATCAACGCGTTGGACAAGAAGTCCTATCGCAGTCATTTGGCGTTGGTCAGTCAGGAGCCATCGCTGTTCCATGGTACAATTCGAGAGAATATTCTCCTTGGTTGTACAGATAAGGAACATGTGTCGGAGGATATGGTGGTCAAGGCGTGCAGAGATGCCAACATTTATGATTTTATCATGTCGTTGCC ACAAGGCTTCGACACCCTCGTTGGCAACAAGGGAGGCATGTTGTCAGGTGGGCAGAAACAGCGTATCGCTATTGCGAGAGCGTTGATCCGTAACCCCCGCATATTGTTGTTGGATGAGGCGACTTCCGCGCTGGATTCCGAGTCGGAGAAGGTGGTGCAGGCTGCGCTGGACGCGGCTGCAAAGGGGAGAACCACTATTGCGGTGGCGCATCGTTTGAGTACGATCCAACGAGCAGACATGATATATTTCTTGGAGCAGGGAGAGGTAATTGAGTGTGGGACACATAAGGAGTTGTTGAGGCGCAGGGGACGGTATTATGAGATGGTCAATTTGCAGACTTTGAGGTGA
- the URA5 gene encoding orotate phosphoribosyltransferase (BUSCO:EOG09264O9F;~COG:F;~EggNog:ENOG410QECU;~InterPro:IPR029057,IPR000836,IPR004467,IPR023031;~PFAM:PF00156;~go_function: GO:0004588 - orotate phosphoribosyltransferase activity [Evidence IEA];~go_process: GO:0006221 - pyrimidine nucleotide biosynthetic process [Evidence IEA];~go_process: GO:0009116 - nucleoside metabolic process [Evidence IEA]) has protein sequence MALPAYKTTFLESCLSANVLTFGTFTLKSGRHSPYFFNAGIFNTASLLSALSTAYAHTIITFLAENPSIPKPDIIFGPAYKGIPLACATLLELNRIDPATWGSVSYSYNRKEAKDHGEGGNIVGAALKGKTVLVIDDVITAGTAMRETLNLVAKEGGKVVGFTVALDRLEKMPGPKDENGVEDDKPRMSAMGQIRKEYGVPTTSIVTLDDLIKLMQEKGNEADMKRLEEYRAKYQASD, from the exons ATGGCTCTCCCCGCCTACAAGACCACCTTCCTGGAGTCCTGCCTGTCGGCTAATGTGCTGACCTTCGGCACCTTCACCCTGAAGTCAGGTCGCC ACTCCCCCTACTTTTTCAACGCCGGCATCTTCAACACcgcctctctcctctccgctcTCTCCACCGCATACGcccacaccatcatcaccttcctcgccGAGAACCCTTCCATCCCCAAGCCCGACATCATCTTCGG CCCCGCATACAAAGGCATTCCCCTCGCCTGTGCCACCCTCCTCGAACTGAACCGCATCGACCCCGCCACCTGGGGCAGCGTGTCGTACAGCTACAACCGCAAAGAAGCGAAGGACCACGGCGAGGGCGGCAACATTGTCGGCGCCGCTCTGAAGGGCAAGACGGTGCTTGTGATTGACGATGTCATCACTGCCGGCACTGCGATGCGCGAGACCCTCAACCTCGTCGCGAAGGAGGGCGGCAAGGTCGTTGGATTCACTGTTGCTCTGGACcgcttggagaagatgccCGGACCTAAGGACGAGAATGGAGTCGAGGACGACAAGCCCAGAATGAGCGCTATGGGTCAGATTCGTAAGGAATATGGTGTGCCCACGACGAGTATTGTTACTCTGGACGACTTGATCAAATTGATGCAGGAGAAGGGCAATGAGGCCGATATGAAGAGGTTGGAGGAGTATAGGGCTAAGTATCAGGCTAGTGATTAA